In Oncorhynchus clarkii lewisi isolate Uvic-CL-2024 chromosome 2, UVic_Ocla_1.0, whole genome shotgun sequence, one DNA window encodes the following:
- the LOC139365210 gene encoding uncharacterized protein isoform X1, with the protein MNSCLHNEENARAVENAIRTAVNTVMDVIYNMNSTKILEYERKVAERDKENETLKYKLKKAEDELTTFRVGLSFELSALSPERDFGKPMCNENEVANENDWRMDFPSLNAGTPGLSAERARGQSPSAIPVTSPVIKEEPADTGSFYIKWEMSEESIAEQQEGLGPMHVLGKESDGMSSVAGSQSPGDRRSEQSEETLTEHVKRRLSSAETQRQYRERIHADPEKLRAYKERAKCREEEEDDDEDWISNFHVPWQQTPESLRRAIAEGRRVEAADRRLMVRITVDAMRVHCLNPNKKVCAEIAKAIVAEYPESFADLSKEGELLSRRYSSLLTQIKTRVEHVNRNTENRIRRPKTSKKGEHSNRQAKTARTKVDSYGCINWHPQDLPEGETPESLENKRQIMATIFNSAGPRGVDRGDVDEFMRLTYINQRHVINAWPAPSIGDVKEQWPFLFTKRWLCAHFHMLTGVEIDSCLSGALLSKGKTIVNFFRSQKPNWRRGTQSLLNDIEGDLSGNNKDLTACAAILLVLSHFREKEDSLFLLADVNDTQMDVEAQLHLPATPRLIMLGSSLLASSKWMVSLEGRVVCVLENQSDFAAALSVFFGCFYVFNTEYQETASATLELIQRFLVGINPNEGTKCFSYLDSEAGVSRRTGRVVQRKTDAVATFLKDLTEFEW; encoded by the exons ATGAATTCCTGTTTACATAACGAAGAAAACGCTCGTGCAGTGGAAAATGCTATCAGAACAGCGGTAAATACTGTCATGGATGTTATTTACAATATGAACAGTACCAAAATACTGGAATATGAAAGGAAGGTGGCAGAGAGGGACAAAGAAAATGAAACCCTTAAATATAAGCTTAAAAAAGCTGAAGACGAATTAACAACATTTCGAGTAGGCCTATCCTTTGAACTGTCTGCACTTTCACCAGAAAGAGATTTTGGGAAACCCATGTGCAATGAGAACGAGGTGGCAAACGAAAATGATTGGAGAATGGATTTCCCCA GTCTCAATGCAGGGACTCCTGGGCTTTCAGCAGAGCGAGCCAGAGGCCAGTCCCCATCAGCCATTCCAGTCACTAGCCCAGTGATAAAAGAGGAGCCTGCTGACACTGGGTCCTTCTACATCAAATGGGAGATGAGTGAGGAAAGTATTGCAGAACAACAGGAGGGCTTAGGCCCGATGCACGTCTTGGGGAAAGAGTCTGATGGAATGTCTTCTGTTGCTGGTAGCCAGAGTCCAGGCGATAGACGTTCAGAACAGTCTGAGGAGACATTGACAGAGCATGTGAAAA GGAGGCTGTCAAGCGCAGAGACACAGCGGCAATACAGAGAGAGAATCCATGCTGACCCTGAGAAGTTGCGGGCCTACAAGGAGAGAGCAAAATGCCG ggaggaggaggaggatgatgatgaggattgGATCAGCAACTTTCATGTCCCTTGGCAGCAGACGCCTGAAAGCCTCAGGCGAGCCATTGCAGAGGGACGAAGAGTCGAGGCGGCAGATAGGCGGCTGATGGTGAGAATCACCGTTGATGCAATGCGTGTACACTGCCTCAACCCCAACAAGAAAGTATGTGCAGAAATAGCCAAAGCCATAGTTGCAGAATATCCAGAGAGCTTTGCAGACCTGTCAAAAGAAGGGGAACTGCTTAGCAGAAGGTACTCCTCCTTGCTCACCCAAATAAAGACAAGAGTGGAGCATGTGAACCGGAACACTGAAAATAGAATACGGAGACCCAAGACGAGCAAAAAAGGGGAACACAGCAACAGACAAGCCAAAACAGCAAGAACAAAAGTGGACAGTTATGGGTGCATCAACTGGCACCCACAGGACCTTCCGGAAGGAGAGACTCCTGAGTCCCTGGAAAACAAGAGACAGATTATGGCCACCATTTTCAACAGTGCAGGCCCCAGAGGTGTGGACAGGGGAGATGTGGATGAATTCATGAGGCTTACGTACATTAACCAACGCCACGTGATAAATGCATGGCCAGCCCCAAGCATCGGTGACGTCAAGGAACAATGGCCTTTTCTTTTTACCAAGAGATGGCTCTGTGCCCACTTCCACATGCTCACTGGAGTTGAGATCGACAGCTGCCTCAGTGGCGCTCTGCTGAGCAAGGGAAAGACCATTGTCAATTTCTTCCGAAGTCAGAAACCCAACTGGAGGAGAGGCACCCAAAGTCTCCTCAATGACATTGAAGGTGACCTCAGTGGAAACAACAAGGACCTCACAGCCTGTGCTGCCATTCTTCTGGTGCTGTCCCacttcagagagaaagaggactctctcttcctcttggcTGAT GTGAATGACACCCAGATGGATGTAGAGGCTCAGTTGCATTTGCCGGCCACTCCAAGACTTATCATGCTTG GGAGTTCCCTGCTGGCTTCATCTAAATGGATGGTGTCGCTCGAGGGGAGAGTGGTCTGTGTTTTGGAAAATCAGTCCGACTTTGCTGCTGCCCTCTCTGTGTTCTTCGGCTGTTTCTACGTGTTCAATACAGAGTACCAGGAGACAGCCTCAGCAACACTGGAGCTTATTCAGAG GTTTCTAGTAGGGATCAACCCAAATGAAGGAACCAAATGCTTTTCATACCTTGATTCAGAAGCCGGGGTGAGCCGCAGGACTGGAAGAGTTGTGCAAAGGAAGACCGATGCAGTTGCCACCTTCCTCAAAGACCTGACTGAATTTGAATGGTAG
- the LOC139365210 gene encoding uncharacterized protein isoform X3: MFFLFGNVGKLIHIVQHLLLFTDLPLDGAVIEPPQAHLTRDARDWRGGSELRGLNAGTPGLSAERARGQSPSAIPVTSPVIKEEPADTGSFYIKWEMSEESIAEQQEGLGPMHVLGKESDGMSSVAGSQSPGDRRSEQSEETLTEHVKRRLSSAETQRQYRERIHADPEKLRAYKERAKCREEEEDDDEDWISNFHVPWQQTPESLRRAIAEGRRVEAADRRLMVRITVDAMRVHCLNPNKKVCAEIAKAIVAEYPESFADLSKEGELLSRRYSSLLTQIKTRVEHVNRNTENRIRRPKTSKKGEHSNRQAKTARTKVDSYGCINWHPQDLPEGETPESLENKRQIMATIFNSAGPRGVDRGDVDEFMRLTYINQRHVINAWPAPSIGDVKEQWPFLFTKRWLCAHFHMLTGVEIDSCLSGALLSKGKTIVNFFRSQKPNWRRGTQSLLNDIEGDLSGNNKDLTACAAILLVLSHFREKEDSLFLLADVNDTQMDVEAQLHLPATPRLIMLGSSLLASSKWMVSLEGRVVCVLENQSDFAAALSVFFGCFYVFNTEYQETASATLELIQRFLVGINPNEGTKCFSYLDSEAGVSRRTGRVVQRKTDAVATFLKDLTEFEW; the protein is encoded by the exons atgttttttttatttggaaATGTCGGTAAATTAATTCACATTGTACAGCATTTGCTTTTGTTCACTGATTTACCACTAGACGGTGCTGTGATTGAGCCACCCCAAGCACATTTGACACGTGACGCGCGCGATTGGCGCGGCGGAAGTGAACTGCGAG GTCTCAATGCAGGGACTCCTGGGCTTTCAGCAGAGCGAGCCAGAGGCCAGTCCCCATCAGCCATTCCAGTCACTAGCCCAGTGATAAAAGAGGAGCCTGCTGACACTGGGTCCTTCTACATCAAATGGGAGATGAGTGAGGAAAGTATTGCAGAACAACAGGAGGGCTTAGGCCCGATGCACGTCTTGGGGAAAGAGTCTGATGGAATGTCTTCTGTTGCTGGTAGCCAGAGTCCAGGCGATAGACGTTCAGAACAGTCTGAGGAGACATTGACAGAGCATGTGAAAA GGAGGCTGTCAAGCGCAGAGACACAGCGGCAATACAGAGAGAGAATCCATGCTGACCCTGAGAAGTTGCGGGCCTACAAGGAGAGAGCAAAATGCCG ggaggaggaggaggatgatgatgaggattgGATCAGCAACTTTCATGTCCCTTGGCAGCAGACGCCTGAAAGCCTCAGGCGAGCCATTGCAGAGGGACGAAGAGTCGAGGCGGCAGATAGGCGGCTGATGGTGAGAATCACCGTTGATGCAATGCGTGTACACTGCCTCAACCCCAACAAGAAAGTATGTGCAGAAATAGCCAAAGCCATAGTTGCAGAATATCCAGAGAGCTTTGCAGACCTGTCAAAAGAAGGGGAACTGCTTAGCAGAAGGTACTCCTCCTTGCTCACCCAAATAAAGACAAGAGTGGAGCATGTGAACCGGAACACTGAAAATAGAATACGGAGACCCAAGACGAGCAAAAAAGGGGAACACAGCAACAGACAAGCCAAAACAGCAAGAACAAAAGTGGACAGTTATGGGTGCATCAACTGGCACCCACAGGACCTTCCGGAAGGAGAGACTCCTGAGTCCCTGGAAAACAAGAGACAGATTATGGCCACCATTTTCAACAGTGCAGGCCCCAGAGGTGTGGACAGGGGAGATGTGGATGAATTCATGAGGCTTACGTACATTAACCAACGCCACGTGATAAATGCATGGCCAGCCCCAAGCATCGGTGACGTCAAGGAACAATGGCCTTTTCTTTTTACCAAGAGATGGCTCTGTGCCCACTTCCACATGCTCACTGGAGTTGAGATCGACAGCTGCCTCAGTGGCGCTCTGCTGAGCAAGGGAAAGACCATTGTCAATTTCTTCCGAAGTCAGAAACCCAACTGGAGGAGAGGCACCCAAAGTCTCCTCAATGACATTGAAGGTGACCTCAGTGGAAACAACAAGGACCTCACAGCCTGTGCTGCCATTCTTCTGGTGCTGTCCCacttcagagagaaagaggactctctcttcctcttggcTGAT GTGAATGACACCCAGATGGATGTAGAGGCTCAGTTGCATTTGCCGGCCACTCCAAGACTTATCATGCTTG GGAGTTCCCTGCTGGCTTCATCTAAATGGATGGTGTCGCTCGAGGGGAGAGTGGTCTGTGTTTTGGAAAATCAGTCCGACTTTGCTGCTGCCCTCTCTGTGTTCTTCGGCTGTTTCTACGTGTTCAATACAGAGTACCAGGAGACAGCCTCAGCAACACTGGAGCTTATTCAGAG GTTTCTAGTAGGGATCAACCCAAATGAAGGAACCAAATGCTTTTCATACCTTGATTCAGAAGCCGGGGTGAGCCGCAGGACTGGAAGAGTTGTGCAAAGGAAGACCGATGCAGTTGCCACCTTCCTCAAAGACCTGACTGAATTTGAATGGTAG
- the LOC139365210 gene encoding uncharacterized protein isoform X2, with amino-acid sequence MNSCLHNEENARAVENAIRTAVNTVMDVIYNMNSTKILEYERKVAERDKENETLKYKLKKAEDELTTFRVGLSFELSALSPERDFGKPMCNENEVANENDWRMDFPSLNAGTPGLSAERARGQSPSAIPVTSPVIKEEPADTGSFYIKWEMSEESIAEQQEGLGPMHVLGKESDGMSSVAGSQSPGDRRSEQSEETLTEHVKRRLSSAETQRQYRERIHADPEKLRAYKERAKCREEEEDDDEDWISNFHVPWQQTPESLRRAIAEGRRVEAADRRLMVRITVDAMRVHCLNPNKKVCAEIAKAIVAEYPESFADLSKEGELLSRRYSSLLTQIKTRVEHVNRNTENRIRRPKTSKKGEHSNRQAKTARTKVDSYGCINWHPQDLPEGETPESLENKRQIMATIFNSAGPRGVDRGDVDEFMRLTYINQRHVINAWPAPSIGDVKEQWPFLFTKRWLCAHFHMLTGVEIDSCLSGALLSKGKTIVNFFRSQKPNWRRGTQSLLNDIEGDLSGNNKDLTACAAILLVLSHFREKEDSLFLLADVNDTQMDVEAQLHLPATPRLIMLGSSLLASSKWMVSLEGRVVCVLENQSDFAAALSVFFGCFYVFNTEYQETASATLELIQRFLVGINPNEGTKCFSYLDSEAGVSRRTGRVVQRKTDAVATFLKDLTEFE; translated from the exons ATGAATTCCTGTTTACATAACGAAGAAAACGCTCGTGCAGTGGAAAATGCTATCAGAACAGCGGTAAATACTGTCATGGATGTTATTTACAATATGAACAGTACCAAAATACTGGAATATGAAAGGAAGGTGGCAGAGAGGGACAAAGAAAATGAAACCCTTAAATATAAGCTTAAAAAAGCTGAAGACGAATTAACAACATTTCGAGTAGGCCTATCCTTTGAACTGTCTGCACTTTCACCAGAAAGAGATTTTGGGAAACCCATGTGCAATGAGAACGAGGTGGCAAACGAAAATGATTGGAGAATGGATTTCCCCA GTCTCAATGCAGGGACTCCTGGGCTTTCAGCAGAGCGAGCCAGAGGCCAGTCCCCATCAGCCATTCCAGTCACTAGCCCAGTGATAAAAGAGGAGCCTGCTGACACTGGGTCCTTCTACATCAAATGGGAGATGAGTGAGGAAAGTATTGCAGAACAACAGGAGGGCTTAGGCCCGATGCACGTCTTGGGGAAAGAGTCTGATGGAATGTCTTCTGTTGCTGGTAGCCAGAGTCCAGGCGATAGACGTTCAGAACAGTCTGAGGAGACATTGACAGAGCATGTGAAAA GGAGGCTGTCAAGCGCAGAGACACAGCGGCAATACAGAGAGAGAATCCATGCTGACCCTGAGAAGTTGCGGGCCTACAAGGAGAGAGCAAAATGCCG ggaggaggaggaggatgatgatgaggattgGATCAGCAACTTTCATGTCCCTTGGCAGCAGACGCCTGAAAGCCTCAGGCGAGCCATTGCAGAGGGACGAAGAGTCGAGGCGGCAGATAGGCGGCTGATGGTGAGAATCACCGTTGATGCAATGCGTGTACACTGCCTCAACCCCAACAAGAAAGTATGTGCAGAAATAGCCAAAGCCATAGTTGCAGAATATCCAGAGAGCTTTGCAGACCTGTCAAAAGAAGGGGAACTGCTTAGCAGAAGGTACTCCTCCTTGCTCACCCAAATAAAGACAAGAGTGGAGCATGTGAACCGGAACACTGAAAATAGAATACGGAGACCCAAGACGAGCAAAAAAGGGGAACACAGCAACAGACAAGCCAAAACAGCAAGAACAAAAGTGGACAGTTATGGGTGCATCAACTGGCACCCACAGGACCTTCCGGAAGGAGAGACTCCTGAGTCCCTGGAAAACAAGAGACAGATTATGGCCACCATTTTCAACAGTGCAGGCCCCAGAGGTGTGGACAGGGGAGATGTGGATGAATTCATGAGGCTTACGTACATTAACCAACGCCACGTGATAAATGCATGGCCAGCCCCAAGCATCGGTGACGTCAAGGAACAATGGCCTTTTCTTTTTACCAAGAGATGGCTCTGTGCCCACTTCCACATGCTCACTGGAGTTGAGATCGACAGCTGCCTCAGTGGCGCTCTGCTGAGCAAGGGAAAGACCATTGTCAATTTCTTCCGAAGTCAGAAACCCAACTGGAGGAGAGGCACCCAAAGTCTCCTCAATGACATTGAAGGTGACCTCAGTGGAAACAACAAGGACCTCACAGCCTGTGCTGCCATTCTTCTGGTGCTGTCCCacttcagagagaaagaggactctctcttcctcttggcTGAT GTGAATGACACCCAGATGGATGTAGAGGCTCAGTTGCATTTGCCGGCCACTCCAAGACTTATCATGCTTG GGAGTTCCCTGCTGGCTTCATCTAAATGGATGGTGTCGCTCGAGGGGAGAGTGGTCTGTGTTTTGGAAAATCAGTCCGACTTTGCTGCTGCCCTCTCTGTGTTCTTCGGCTGTTTCTACGTGTTCAATACAGAGTACCAGGAGACAGCCTCAGCAACACTGGAGCTTATTCAGAG GTTTCTAGTAGGGATCAACCCAAATGAAGGAACCAAATGCTTTTCATACCTTGATTCAGAAGCCGGGGTGAGCCGCAGGACTGGAAGAGTTGTGCAAAGGAAGACCGATGCAGTTGCCACCTTCCTCAAAGACCTGACTGAATTTGAATG A